CGGAAAGCCAGAAGCCGACCTATGTCGTGATGACGCCGGCCGCGTGCTACCCGGTCTACCCTGTCGTCGCACGCGCAGGCGCGCTGCCGGCCGACGGCCGGATCGTCGACGTCTTCTCGTACTGCTTCCGCCACGAACCGTCGCTCGACCCGACCCGCATGCAGCTGTTCCGGATGCGCGAGTACGTGCGGATCGGTACGCCCGAGCAGATCGTGTCGTTCCGCGAGACCTGGATCGAACGCGGCACGCGGATGATCGAGGCGCTGCGCCTGCCCAACGCGATCGACCTCGCGAACGATCCGTTCTTCGGTCGCGGCGGCAAGATCGTCGCGAACAGCCAGCGCGAGCAGAACCTCAAGTTCGAGTTGCTGATCCCGATCGAGCATGACGGTCGCCAGACCGCGTGCCTGAGCTTCAACTACCACATGGACCATTTCGGGCTGCTGTGGGACATCCGCACCGCGACGGGCGACGTCGCACACACGGGTTGCGTCGGCTTCGGCCTCGAGCGGCTCACGCTCGCACTGTTCCGCCATCACGGCTTCGACATCGACGCATGGCCGCAGGAAGTCCGCGACGTGCTGTGGGGCACGCGATGAGATTCGTGTCCCGCGACGGCGAAGACGCGTCGTTCGAGGATGTGCGCCACCGCGCGCGCCACTACCGGCCGCATCCGCTGCATAGCCAGGAGATGGTCTGGAAACAGACCAACTGCTACGTCGACATGTGGCTCGAGGTGCTCCGGTGGTGGGGCTTCAATCCGTACGCGGCGCTGCCGTTTACGATCGCGCTCGATTTCGAGGGCGACCAGTTCACGTTCTTCAAGTTTCCGCACGACGAACTGGAGCGCCTGTACGGGATCGTCGTGCAGGAGCACTCGATCTACGAACCGCTCGACCAGCACGTCGAGACGCAGGTTGCGCGCGGCCACCTGATGATCGTCGAGGTCGACGCGTGGTTCCTGCCCGATACCCGCGGCAGCAGCTACCGCACGCAGCACACGAAGACGACGATCGGCATCGATGCGATCGACCGCGCGAAACGCCAGATCGGCTACTTCCACAACAGCGGCTATTACGTGGCCGAGGATTTCGACTACACCGGGCTCGTCGGCGGCAGTTCGCCGATGACGCTGCCGCCGTACGTCGAATGCGCGAAGCGTCGGTTTGCGCCGCTCGACGAGCGCGAACTGTGCGAAACGTCGCTCACCGCGCTGCAGCGTCACCTGCGGCGCCTGCCGGTCGTCAACCCGATCGCCGCGTTCCGGCGGCAGTTGCAGACCGACGCGCGCACGCTCGCCGATTCGCCGCTCGAGCATTTCCATGCGTACTCGTTCAACTCGGTGCGGCAGCTCGGCGCGAACTTCGAGCTGTTCGGTCATTACGCGCGCTGGCTGCAGGCCAGCGGCTGCGTCGGGCCGTTCGCCGAGATCCGCGCCGCGTGCGACCGCATCGCGTCCGAAGCGATGGTGCTGGAATTCCGGCTCGCGCGCGCCTGCGCGCGCGGCAAGGAGGAGCGCGGCGACTCGACGCTCGAAGCGATCGAAGCCGCCTACTCGGATGTGGTTGCCTGCGCGCGCCAGATCGCGTTGCCGCTGCGGCACATGACGCCCGTGCGCAGCGACACTGCGGCACCCGTGCCGGCCATGCGGTGACGCGCAAGCGTGCCCTGCCCGCGTGGTCGATGCTGGCGACGGCCGCGGGGGCCGCACGGGAACCGCGCGACCTCCCGGTGGCCGGCGGCGGCTGGATCCCGGCGACCGTGCCCGGCACGGTCGCACAGGCGCTCGCGCTTGCGGGGCGGCTCGACGAAGCCCCGTCGCTCGACGAGCGCGACCACTGGTACCGGATCGAACTGCGCGGACACGGGCCGCGCGTGCTGCGCTTTCACGGCCTCGCGACGCTCGCGCAAGCGTGGCTCGACGACACGCCGATCCTCCACTCGGACAGCATGTTCGTCGCACACGACGTATCCGTGTCGCTCGACGGTACGCACCGGCTGACCCTCTGTTTCCGGGCGCTCGCCCCGCACCTGCGCGACACGCGCGCGCCGCGCCGGGCACGCTGGCGCACGCGGCTCGCGGAGCCGGCGGCACTGCGCACGATCCGAACGTCGCTGTTCGGACACATGCCGGGCTGGTTTCCGCCGCATGTGCCGACCGGCCCGTGGCGGCCCGTGGACGTGCTCGATCCGGCCGACGGGCCCGTTCTCGTCGATTGCGACCTGCACGCACGCATCGAAGGCGACACGGGCTGGCTCGACGCGGAACTGACGTTCGCCGCGCCGCTGCCCGACGCGCTCGCGGCGCGGCTGTCGTGCGGCAAGCACCACGCGACGCTCGAACGGGCCGGCGCCGACCGCCTGCGCGCCAGCGTCGCGGTGCCCAATGTGTGCCGCTGGTGGCCGCATACGCACGGCGAGCCCGTGCTGTATGACGTTGCACTGCATCTCGGCGACGCGTTGCGACCGCTCGGCGCAACGGGTTTCCGCACGATCGAAGTCGACGCCGGCGCCGACGGCAAGGGCTTCGGGCTGCGCATCAACGGCGTGCCCGTGTTCGCGCGCGGTGCATGCTGGAGCAGCGCCGCGCCGCTCGCGCTGCACGCGGACGACGCCACCTACGCCCGCCTGCTCGGGCTCGCGCGTGACGCCGGCTTCAACATGATCCGCGTCGGCGGCACGATGACCTACGAGGCCGATGCCTTTCACGCCTGGTGCGACCGGCTCGGGCTGCTGGTCTGGC
This window of the Burkholderia lata genome carries:
- a CDS encoding DUF1839 family protein — its product is MRFVSRDGEDASFEDVRHRARHYRPHPLHSQEMVWKQTNCYVDMWLEVLRWWGFNPYAALPFTIALDFEGDQFTFFKFPHDELERLYGIVVQEHSIYEPLDQHVETQVARGHLMIVEVDAWFLPDTRGSSYRTQHTKTTIGIDAIDRAKRQIGYFHNSGYYVAEDFDYTGLVGGSSPMTLPPYVECAKRRFAPLDERELCETSLTALQRHLRRLPVVNPIAAFRRQLQTDARTLADSPLEHFHAYSFNSVRQLGANFELFGHYARWLQASGCVGPFAEIRAACDRIASEAMVLEFRLARACARGKEERGDSTLEAIEAAYSDVVACARQIALPLRHMTPVRSDTAAPVPAMR
- a CDS encoding amino acid--[acyl-carrier-protein] ligase, translating into MNDRLAVPSAASTPADAPIDRAGVNPLRDELIDAGLLVSTGIQGLFGRSERFERVVEALDAFVTRIGADQQAEVLRFPPAMSRTEFERSEYMKSFPQLAGSVHAFCGDEHQHQRVLQCLDRGDDWTESQKPTYVVMTPAACYPVYPVVARAGALPADGRIVDVFSYCFRHEPSLDPTRMQLFRMREYVRIGTPEQIVSFRETWIERGTRMIEALRLPNAIDLANDPFFGRGGKIVANSQREQNLKFELLIPIEHDGRQTACLSFNYHMDHFGLLWDIRTATGDVAHTGCVGFGLERLTLALFRHHGFDIDAWPQEVRDVLWGTR